The Bradyrhizobium sp. CCGB01 genome segment GCTACCCATAGGCGTTTCTCCCGTTGCCAAGTTTGATCACGTGCTTCTCGGCAGTCCGTTGGCGGTTCGCGCCGAATGACATAGACGGTTGGGACGTATTGAAGTTGGGTGCGGAGCCGATGGCCCCGATGAGAGTGCGCGAACGAAATCCCGCCGCAGTTCTGGCAACATTAACGACTGGAGTCTTGATCATGAGGTGGCTCCAGGTCAGCATCGCAGTTCGACCGAGCGCTGGGAACGTAGACCGTTTTCCTCCGATCGACCACTCCGATGATTTTTTGATTTTTCAGAGGCTGGTCAGTGAGGCTGACACTGATCTGCCCCGGCCGTATTGCTCGTCAATCGGCAGGGTCAGTCATTGCATTGGCGCTGCTTGGTTTGACGTGACCGGACGCCGAGGTTATTTCCCCCAAAACTGCGGCTTGCGCTTTTCCATGAAGGCCTGGCGGCCCTCGCGGAAATCCGCGCTGTCCATGCAGGCATTGCCGATCGCCTTGATCGCGTCCATGTCGCGTCCGCTTTCGTCCTTCAGCACTTGCGCGATGGTGAGCTTGGCGGCCTTGATTGCGAGTGGCGCGTTCTGCGAGATCGTTGCGGCAATCGCCATGGTCTCGCCCCAGAGCTGATCGTCCGGAAACAGGCGCTCGACGAGGCCAATGCGCAGCGCCTCCGCCGCATCGATGCGCATGCCCGTGTACATCAGAAGCCGCGCCCAGGACGGGCCGACCAGCGACACCAGATGCTTCAAGCCGTCATAGCCATAGGCGATGCCGAGTTTTGCCGCGGGAATGCCGAACTGGCTGCCATGTGCCGCAATGCGGATGTCGGCGAGCATCGCGACCTGCATGCCGCCGCCGAGGCAAAAGCCCTGGATACAGGCAACCGTCGGCTTGGGATAATCGGCGAGCAGCGCGCGCTGAGCGGCGCTGCGCTTGGCATATTCCTCGGACGCCGCCGCGTTGTGGCGGGTCTTCTCGAACTGGCTGATGTCGGCGCCGGAGACGAATGCCTTGCCGCCTGCGCCGCGCAGGATGACGACGCGCACCGTGTCGTCGTCGCGCAGGCTCGTCAGCGCCTCGCCAAATCCCTCCCACATCTCCAGCGACATCGCATTGCGCTTGTCGGGATTGTTGAAGGTGATCACGCCG includes the following:
- a CDS encoding enoyl-CoA hydratase, which encodes MPDMSSTTETPYADGKILKHATSGVGVITFNNPDKRNAMSLEMWEGFGEALTSLRDDDTVRVVILRGAGGKAFVSGADISQFEKTRHNAAASEEYAKRSAAQRALLADYPKPTVACIQGFCLGGGMQVAMLADIRIAAHGSQFGIPAAKLGIAYGYDGLKHLVSLVGPSWARLLMYTGMRIDAAEALRIGLVERLFPDDQLWGETMAIAATISQNAPLAIKAAKLTIAQVLKDESGRDMDAIKAIGNACMDSADFREGRQAFMEKRKPQFWGK